One window from the genome of Crassostrea angulata isolate pt1a10 chromosome 2, ASM2561291v2, whole genome shotgun sequence encodes:
- the LOC128170712 gene encoding uncharacterized protein LOC128170712, translating into MTQSPHIMDTASSPYRVHLCFKCSGGTEYYCVSCPCDLCPQCKENHVKDLQTIDHDVVSHRDKINYIPTQEICVRHPSHVYKKYCEPCQVPVCFHCRKHRTHRQLDVKTAYKTKRQQHRGTIHTIRSEALFYRPVLLTGIKADVKTCHTEFSPLQSEMLTKAQTLKDLIDYVVYDLLNNVLCYFDFKHRCKKQKIEMIRHIIRLRRYEHRYVQPAFTFSALQFLSFTKTALPQIHLTLHTSQLSMTESLNKEDVMESLSAIQITERGNRRVGNQCLLKLTSGAELHQSLTLTGVDYCYHISCVTSDRVWVSDGSYLTLTDTTGVPLHRVKDSDNDYIGSHTVNSESELIYIDWNSNINKLSKDMKTTTTFIDTTDSTWDPVCVYWSPSTGDLLVGMHNDRTETGKVTRYNQSGQLTQTIQYHNTGRGLYGDPIYITENNNGDVVVSDKIDYVSGAVVVTERGGRHRFSYTGHPSGSGLWPHGICTDALSHILVGDGKTKTVQMINKDGRFLSYLLTKSQEMGKPWGLRYDVNTHRLWVGSEYNNKKVCVYRYITRQDALTDENRPRPDGDTMSSSTPAV; encoded by the exons ATGACCCAGAGCCCTCACATCATGGACACAGCAAGCTCCCCATACCGAGTACATCTGTGTTTTAAGTGTTCGGGGGGCACAGAGTACTATTGTGTATcgtgtccatgtgatctgtgtccccagtgtaaagagaaccatgtaaaagatctccaaacaatagaccatgatgttgtgtcacaccgtgataaaatcaactacatccCAACACAAGAGATCTGTGTGAGACATCCTAGCCATGTTTATAAAAAGTACTGTGAACCTTGTCAAGTTCCTGTCTGTTTCCACTGCAGAAAACATAGAACTCACAGACAACTTGATGTTAAAACAGCCTATAAAACAAAGCGACAACAACACAGAGGAACCATTCACACCATCAGAAGTgaggctctcttttacagacctgttctcctgACAGGAATCAAAGCTGATGTCAAAACCTGTCACACAGAATTCTCTCCCCTTCAATCagagatgttaacaaaggccCAGACACTGAAGGATCTCATTGACTATGTGGTATATGATCTATTGAACAATGTGTTATgttactttgatttcaaacacagatgtaaAAAACAGAAGATAGAAATGATCAGACATATTATCAGACTAAGGAGATATGAACACAGATATGTACAGCCAGCATTCACATTCAGTGCGCTACAATTCCTCTCCTTCACAAAGACAGCCCTCCCCCAGATACATCTtacactccacaccagccagctctccatgactgagtcactcaacaaggaggatgtgatggagtcactgagtgcaatccaaatcacagagagaggaaaccgacgcgtaggaaaccagtgtctgctgaaactgacgtcTGGTGCTGAGCTCCATCAATCTCTCACACTGACAGGTGTTGATTATTGttatcacatttcctgtgtgacatcagaccgggtctgggtcagtgatggAAGCTATCTCAcgttgacagacacaacaggtgtccctctacatcgtgtgaAGGATTCAGATAATGATTATATAGGAtcacacacagtgaacagtgagagtgaactgatttatatagactGGAATtctaacatcaacaaactgtcaaaggatatgaaaacaaccaccacatttatagatACAACAGACTCTACATGGGACCCAgtgtgtgtgtactggtccccgtccactggggatctactggtcgggatgcATAACGATAGGACAGagacaggcaaggtaacccggtacaaccagagtggacaactcacacaaaccatacagTACCACAACACAGGACGGGGACTGTATGGTGATCCTatctatataacagagaacaacaatggggatgtcgtggtgtctgacaaAATAGACTATGTGTctggtgctgtagtggtgacagagcgtggaggaagacatcgtttctcctacacaggacatccatcaggatcagGACTATGGCCAcatggaatctgtactgacgcgctgtcacacatcctggtgggTGATGGTAAAACCAAAACAGTACAGATGATAAATAAGGACGGTCGGTTCCTGTCATATCTACTGACAAAATCACAAGAGATGGGTAAACCATGGGGCCTGAGgtatgatgtcaacactcaccgtctctgggtcggatcagaGTACAACAACAAGAAGGTGtgtgtctacaggtatatcaccagacaggacgctctgacag ATGAAAACAGACCCCGTCCTGATGGGGACACCATGTCCAGCTCAACACCAGCCGTATAA